A portion of the Plasmodium relictum strain SGS1 genome assembly, chromosome: 11 genome contains these proteins:
- a CDS encoding translation initiation factor IF-2, putative: protein MSKNKKGKKKDDLDAILAEFGIDEKREDELNEQKNEEENEVTKISKSKKKKEKLKQKKEQMKNKENEEKKEENQENNVEMEKPLDDKIKEGENVAEVNDDAIKKNKKKKKKEKEKEKEKEKKSAAVSEIAKAAAERLRLIKEYEEKKKEEERLKREEEEARIKKEEEEKERKRLAKLEKKMQLKKEGKLLSAKAKEEKKKKELYLKTLKEAGVLVEPKEKAKAEVINFDINKTKLLLKKKKNKPTTNNNAEEKNKQLLNNEKENKEENKGNEKEEKEVVLDDWEDFLNIDEENKKDKEEYEKKEKDKEKRENKVGTNAKKNANQKNEMLTRKGKKKIENDTDDCSEYRSAIVCILGHVDTGKTKLLDKLRHTNVQDNEAGGITQQIGATFFPRDVLEKEIKKIDENIKCLSKGIMIIDTPGHESFYNLRKRGSSLCDIAILVIDLMHGLEQQTKESIQILKQRNCPFVIALNKIDRLYMWNKNDWSPFNNTFKKQKQDTQDEFYDRLRQILIQLSEQGLNCQLYWENTNPRKTVSIVPTSAITGEGIADLIMILVKLTQSFMLKNIQYHDKLECTVLEVKNIEGLGTTIDVILTNGILRESDTIVLCGMNGPIVTVIRALLTPQPLKELRIKNEYIHHKMIKACIGVKISANNLEEVLCGTSLFVANNTEEIEEYKKKVMTDMSDVFSHVDKTGVGLYVMASTLGSLEALLIFLNDSKIPVFSVNIGTVQKKDVKKASIMREKGRPEYSVILAFDVKIDPEAEKEAAILGVEIMQKDIIYHLFDAFTSYLKKIEEEKKQSKMTDAIFPCELSIINDCIFNKKDPIVMGVKIDSGILKIGTPLYIPEKNLKIGNVVSLESNKKSCDRARKGEEVCIKICGEPHVTYGRHFDFNQKIYSKITRESIDVLKEYFRNELTMEDWKLVVQLKKIFDII from the coding sequence atgagtaagaataaaaaaggaaaaaaaaaggatgatTTAGACGCAATTTTAGCTGAATTCGGAATAGATGAAAAAAGAGAAGATGAATtaaatgaacaaaaaaatgaagaagaaaatgaagtgacaaaaatttcaaaatccaaaaaaaaaaaagaaaaattaaaacaaaaaaaagaacagatgaaaaataaagaaaatgaagaaaaaaaagaagaaaatcaAGAAAATAACGTAGAAATGGAAAAACCATTggatgataaaataaaagaagggGAAAATGTAGCGGAGGTTAATGATGatgcaattaaaaaaaataaaaaaaaaaaaaaaaaagaaaaagaaaaagaaaaagaaaaggaaaaaaaatctGCAGCTGTATCAGAAATTGCAAAAGCTGCTGCAGAAAGATTACGTTTGATAAAAGAATAcgaggaaaaaaaaaaggaagaagaaagattaaaaagagaagaagaagaagcaagaattaaaaaagaagaagaagaaaaggaAAGAAAAAGATTAGCTAAATTAGAAAAGAAAatgcaattaaaaaaagaaggaaaATTACTAAGTGCAAAAgctaaagaagaaaaaaaaaaaaaagaattatatttaaaaactttAAAAGAAGCAGGTGTATTAGTGGAGCCTAAAGAAAAGGCAAAAGCAGAAGTTATAAACtttgatattaataaaacaaagttacttttaaaaaaaaaaaaaaataagccAACCACTAATAATAATgcagaagaaaaaaataagcagttattaaataatgaaaaggaGAATaaggaagaaaataaagGGAATgagaaagaagaaaaagaagtaGTATTGGATGATTGGGAAGATTTTCTAAACatagatgaagaaaataaaaaagataaagaagaatatgaaaagaaagaaaaagataaagaaaaaagagaaaataagGTTGGAACTAATGCAAAGAAAAATGCAAatcaaaaaaatgaaatgttaactagaaaaggaaaaaaaaaaatagaaaatgatACTGATGATTGTAGTGAATATAGATCAGCAATAGTATGTATATTAGGTCATGTAGATACAGGAAAAACTAAATTGTTAGATAAATTGAGACATACTAATGTTCAAGATAATGAAGCAGGAGGTATAACACAACAAATAGGAGCAACGTTTTTTCCAAGAGATGTATTAGAAAAAGAGATAAAAAAGATTGACGAAAACATAAAGTGTTTATCAAAAGGAATAATGATAATTGATACTCCAGGGCATGAgtctttttataatttaagaaaaagaGGATCTTCTTTATGTGACATAGCAATTTTAGTAATTGATTTAATGCATGGATTAGAACAACAAACTAAAGAATCTATTCAAATATTAAAACAAAGAAATTGTCCTTTTGTAATtgcattaaataaaattgataGATTGTACATGTGGAATAAAAATGATTGGTCTCCTTTTAATAATACTTTTAAGAAACAAAAGCAAGATACTCAAGATGAATTTTATGACAGATTGAGACAAATATTAATTCAACTGTCAGAACAAGGTTTAAATTGTCAATTATATTGGGAAAATACTAATCCCCGTAAAACTGTATCTATTGTCCCTACTAGTGCTATAACAGGAGAAGGAATAGCCGATTTAATTATGATTTTAGTAAAGTTAACTCAAAGTTTTATgctaaaaaatattcaatatCATGATAAATTAGAATGTACTGTTCtagaagtaaaaaatattgaaggCTTAGGTACTACAATAGATGTAATATTAACAAATGGAATATTAAGAGAATCAGATACAATCGTATTATGTGGAATGAATGGTCCCATTGTCACTGTAATAAGAGCATTATTAACACCTCAGcctttaaaagaattaagaataaaaaatgaatatattcaTCACAAAATGATAAAAGCATGTATTGGAGTTAAAATATCTGCAAATAATTTAGAAGAAGTTTTATGCGGTACTTCATTATTTGTTGCTAATAATACTGAAGAAATTGAggagtataaaaaaaaagttatgaCTGATATGTCAGATGTATTCAGTCATGTAGATAAAACAGGTGTTGGTTTATATGTTATGGCTAGCACATTAGGATCATTAGAAGCtttacttatatttttgaatGATTCTAAAATTCCTGTTTTTTCTGTTAATATTGGAACAGTACAAAAGAAGGATGTTAAAAAAGCTAGTATTATGAGAGAAAAAGGAAGACCTGAGTATTCTGTCATTTTAGCTTTTGATGTAAAGATAGATCCAGAAGCAGAAAAAGAAGCTGCCATATTAGGAGTAGAAATTATGCAGAAAGATattatttatcatttatttgATGCTTTCACtagttatttaaaaaaaatagaagaagaaAAGAAACAAAGCAAAATGACTGATGCTATATTTCCATGTGAATTATCCATCATTAATGATtgcatttttaataaaaaagaccCAATTGTAATGGGTGTTAAAATTGATAGTGGAATTTTGAAAATTGGTACTCCTCTTTATATACCTGAAAAAAATCTAAAAATTGGTAATGTTGTCAGTTTagaatcaaataaaaaaagttgtGATAGAGCCAGAAAAGGAGAAGAAGTATGCATTAAAATATGTGGAGAACCTCATGTAACATATGGTAGACATTTTGATTTTaatcaaaaaatttatagtAAAATTACAAGAGAAAGCATTGAtgttttaaaagaatattttagaAATGAGTTAACAATGGAAGATTGGAAACTTGTAGTTcaacttaaaaaaatttttgatatcatttaa
- the GLP2 gene encoding glutaredoxin-like protein, putative → MNFIKEEEQSKCVEDKGFKLFYINSNKAKEYEHHINVLKAMSEDYETIKIYVINKEDSKCEFLFYKNNNLIKSFANGHLGSMTSFLRKYITSNNTNNEEEHSEKRVIERIEYLLKNNKIILFMKGSKHFPQCKFSNAVIFILNNLKIKYETYDILQDEEVRNKLKIYSNWPTYPQLYINSELIGGHDIIKSMFENDELKSIIPEDCFEH, encoded by the coding sequence atgaatttcaTTAAAGAGGAAGAACAAAGCAAATGTGTAGAGGATAAAGGTTTTAAATTGTTTTACATTAATTCTAATAAAGCAAAAGAATATGAGCATCATATTAATGTTTTAAAGGCAATGTCTGAAGATTATGAAacgataaaaatatatgtgatTAATAAAGAAGATAGTAAATGTgaattcttattttataaaaacaacAATCTTATTAAAAGTTTTGCAAATGGCCATTTAGGTAGTATGACTtcatttttaagaaaatatataacttCAAATAATACTAACAATGAAGAAGAACATAGTGAAAAGAGAGTAATAGAAAGAatagaatatttattaaaaaataacaaaattattCTCTTTATGAAGGGAAGTAAGCATTTTCCTCAGTGTAAATTTAGTAATGctgttatatttattttgaataatttaaaaataaaatatgagaCTTACGATATTTTACAAGATGAAGAAGTTAGAAATAAATTGAAGATTTACTCTAATTGGCCAACTTATCCACAACTATATATTAATAGTGAACTAATAGGTGGTCATGATATTATTAAGAGTATGTTTGAGAATGATGAATTAAAATCAATAATACCTGAGGATTGCTTTGAACAttag